One genomic window of Cydia pomonella isolate Wapato2018A chromosome 6, ilCydPomo1, whole genome shotgun sequence includes the following:
- the LOC133518604 gene encoding uncharacterized protein LOC133518604 codes for MKPHVDEVVRRVKTARTLLRPVLCSNLPRRTKLGIYKTYIRSRLTYAAPAWYAMTAETHKKRLRAQENAALRTIVNAPRFVRNIDIQRGLKWQSLDTFISQLSSKMFERADHSRHLHLQGIAPLHARPPDNRRQRQLPRTLVPVAAGDEEDRSSQTEPANP; via the coding sequence ATGAAGCCGCACGTCGACGAAGTGGTCCGGCGCGTGAAAACAGCACGCACCCTGCTCCGTCCAGTGCTCTGCAGCAACCTCCCCCGCCGCACGAAGCTGGGGATATACAAGACCTACATTCGGTCCCGCCTGACGTACGCAGCTCCCGCCTGGTACGCCATGACGGCTGAGACACATAAAAAGAGACTGCGTGCGCAGGAGAATGCGGCCCTTCGCACTATAGTCAACGCCCCCCGCTTCGTGCGCAACATTGACATCCAGCGCGGGCTGAAATGGCAGAGCCTGGACACCTTCATCAGCCAACTATCGAGCAAAATGTTCGAGCGCGCCGACCACTCGCGACACCTCCATCTGCAGGGCATCGCGCCACTCCACGCACGCCCCCCGGACAACCGCCGACAGCGCCAGCTCCCCAGGACACTGGTGCCAGTAGCCGCAGGAGACGAGGAAGACCGCAGCAGCCAGACGGAGCCCGCAAACCCGTAA